The sequence AGGCGATTCCTTAAAATTATTTATACCGCTTAAGTTCCATAAAAAAGGCGGGCTGTGAAAAGCCCGCCTTTTTTATCGCTTACTGATTAGCTGGAACGCCGCCCCTGCCCTGCATCGGCTGAAAAGGATACTGACCGACCATCACGCCGTTGGGAGTAATGGTAAGGCTCAGTTTATTGCCGCTTTTATCTGTCACGGGAGCCGACCATATTGTAAAGCCTCTGGGAGTGGTGAAGCCTTCCAGTTTGCCGACCTGATAACCTTTCAGGTTAGCCGCAGCGTAATCATTTATAATTTTTTCCGCTTCTGTTTCGGTGTACTGAGTAACGGTTCTGGGACCTCTCTGCACATTAGCCTGAGCCATCATGCCCCTTCCCTTAAACTGACCGTTCTGATAGTTCATCCCCTGATACTGCCCGCCCGCCTGAGCGCACTGAGCATAGCCCATTCCGCCCATACGCGCATATGCGGAACCGGCAAGCGCTATCGTAAAAATTGCCGCCATTGCTATAACTGTTTTTCTCATTTTATGCCTCCTTAAATGAGTATCTTCACAGTTATTAAAGCAAATTGCGTTCCCTGCGTGCCAAAAAGGATTATATTTAGACATCAATAGTTAACAGATATTAATAAATTTTATTTACAGCAAACTTCCTGCACACCTGAGCAGAAAATGCACAAAATCAGCGCAGGAGTGAGAAGTCGGAATAGATCTGAAACAGCTCCCTGAAATATTCATCCCATGTGCATGCTTTCGCCGCTTCTGCTGACATGGAAGCCAATGCGGCATACTCTTCCCTGTTTTTCAGAAGAACGGCTGTCTGAGCGGCAATAAAATCAGCGTCCGGCTTATCCGTCAGATACTTTTCCATTTCCGGAGTGAATATCTCAGATGCGCCTACCATGCGTGAGGTGAGGACAGGGGTTCCGCATGCCATTGCTTCTGTAACGGTCATTCCGAATTCTTCAATGTGCGCAGGGTGAAGGAGAACATCGCAGGTTTTGAAGTACTTCTCCACATCGTTCACTGCTCCGGCGGTTATAACCTCAAGCCTTGGGTTTGCCTCAAGAATCATCAATTTATAATTATCCGTATTTTTGTCTTTTCCCACAAGAAGAAGCGCCGTCTCTGACGATATATCCGCATCCAGCACCGAAGCGGTTTTGATCAGCACGTCTATGCCGCGTTTTGCTAAGTTGCCTGAGGAGATGAATCCTATGACGCTGCGGCGGCTGATACTGTGCTTCCTGCGTACATATTCCGCCGCTTCCGCTCTTCCTTCGGTATTAAACAAGTGAGGGTCATAGCCCGGATAAAGGACTCTCGTCTTCTCTTCGGGAACTGCGTACTTTGATCTGAAAAAGTTCTTCATCATATTTGAGTTGCAGATGAGAACCCTGAAATTTTTCTCGGTCAGGATTCTGTCATGCGCCTTGAATACATCTGATCCCCTGTGAGCTTCATCGCCGTAGACAAGCTTATGCTCAAGCTCAAGAATATTGTGCATAAAGAGCACATCCTGATGCACAGTGTCTCCGTTGCCGACTGAGAGATCGACTGAGTTTCTGCGGCAGAATTTTTCATAGCCGAGAGAATATCCGTTTCGGCGGGCGGAGCGGAACGGGCTGAGAGAAAAGTATTTCTTCACTCTGACACTGTCAGGAAAGTAAGTTTCGCACCTTACACAATAGATAAAAACCTCATGCCCTGATTCTTTGAAAATTTTCGACTGTTCGGCTATAATTCTGGAGGTTCCGTTTTTACCGAGTATTTTTCTTTGAGCAAGGGCTATTCTCACTGCGTACTCTCCGTGACATCTGATGATAAAGATATTAATACGTCTTAACACAGATTAACAAGGATATTATTAAAAAATTGACCGGAACTTTTTAGTCTGCTATCTTTCAAAATACTTGAAAACACGGTGCAAAATGAAATTTCTTCTCATACAGCTATACCAGACAGGAGACGTAGTTCTCACCACTCACATCCCCCGTGAAATTAAAAAAATCTACCCTGACTCAGAGATAGACTTTCTCACATTTCAGGCGAACAAACCTGTGCTTGAAAACAGTCAGTACCTCAGAAATATCATAACCACAGACAGAAAAAGCGGATTAAAGGGTTTCCTCAAAAGTATCATACAGATTCGCAGAAACAGATATGACGCCGTTCTGGACTTTATGAACAATCCCCGCACAGCGCTGATGAGCTTTTTCAGCGGTGCTGAAAAGACAGTCGGCTACGCCACCAGCAGGAGAAAGCGATTTTACAATACCCTCGCCCCAAGGCTGGGCGGCAGACCCGGAGAGACGAAGCTGTCCCTCCTTGCGCCGTTCATAAATGACTTCAGACCGGAAAACCACAATACCAGACCCGAGCTCTTCACATCCGATTCCGCAGACATAAAAGCCGCGGAAGTGCTGCACAGTTTCGGGATTAAAGACAGTGACTTTATTGTAACAATGTCTCCCACCCACAAGCGGGATACCAGAAGATGGAAAATAAGACACTTCATGGATACAGCCGTCTTTCTCACCGGAAAATATAACGCAAAGGTGATTCTTACCTATGGTCCGGGTGAGAAAGAGTATATATTGAATAATGTACCGATGATGCCGGAGAATGTGTTTCTTATGCCGCAGCTTTCACTCGGTGAGTTCACAGCCCTTATTAAAAGAGCCAAGCTCCATATCGGAAATGATTCCGCCCCACATCACATAGCTACGGCGTTTAAGATTCCCACCTTCATCATCATCGGCTCATCCCATACAAGCTGGGTGTTTAATTCTCCCGAGCACACGTACATTACCAAAGGTCTGGACTGTCAGCCCTGCGGAAAATCAGTATGCGCAAAAGGTGAGGAGATCCCTTGTATGGAGAATCTGACTGCGGACGATATTATGCCCGCGCTGGAGAGGTTTATAAATAATGCTGTCCGCCTTTAAATCAGTACCGGTAATAAGCTATACAAGCATTTCAGACAAAAGCGATATAACAAAAGAGGACTTCAGAAAACATATGAGGACTCTTGCGCAGGGCGGCTACACGCCGATCTCCGCTGACAGGCTTCATGAGTTTATGCAGGGCGACGGAGAAGTACCCGGCAAACCGGTTGTAATCACTTTTGACTGCTGCCTTTTTGATAACTGGATAAATGCCATGCCCGTTTTGGATGAATTCGGCTTCAAGGCTGTTTTCTTCTGCATTACCGGCTTCCTGCACGATACACCAAAACGCACTCAGAAAGCTGATTCAGAGCTTCTCGGTCGTGATCAGGCTTTTGAACAGGCTCTTTGCGACAAAAACTTTTCCGGCTTCATGAGCAGGCAGGAAGTTTACGAAACGGTTCACAGTTTCGGGCATGAAGTCTACAGCGCCTCCGCCACTTATCCCATGATATTTAAATCGTCCGCACCGAAGGGAACTTATCCCGACAAAAAGCACTGGTGCTTTCACAGCATATGCAGAAGGCTGAAAGAAGGTGACAAAGTCTATGATGTGGGTTCAGCCCTCGCCTACAACGGGTATGTTGTCAAAGATGACAAGCCTGTGCTGAGAGGCATGGACGAACGCGCAAAACAGTGCCGTTTTGAGATGGAAGAAAGCAAAAAAGAGCTGGAATATCTCCTTGCGCGCCCATGCGGTTTTTTCAGCTGGCCCTGCGGTCAGTACGACAGGCTTTCGGTAAGCATCCTTGAAGAAACAGGTTATAAGGGCGCATTCACATTCGACAGAGGCGCAAACGCCCGCAACACGGATGTCCGCTATATAAAACGCATCAGAGTAAAAGGTAAAAGACCGCTGTTATGGCTGAGAAAAAGGCTTGGCATCTATTCCAACTCAATAATGGCAAACCTCTTCGGAAGAAAATTCAGGCTGAAAATCTAGATACAAAAACGCCCTCCTGAGGGAGGGCGCTAGGCTGATGACAAAAACAGCAGTTGACTTGTTCATAGGTATAAAATCCCCCTCAGTCCCCCTTTATAAAAGAGGGAAGTTGCTATGATTAAAAGCAGAATACCCTCCTTTCGCAAAGGAGGGCAGGGGAGGATTTATGCAAAGGGCGCTTATCTTTACATAGTAGGAACGGTTTTGGAAGCGTATGCCGTCTTTACAAGCACCTCATCGAGTCTTGAGGCGTAGTATTTTGTAGCGTCCTGAAACTCTGCTACTTCCACCTTAGGCAGCTTGGACGCCGGAGCCTTGAAGGTGAGCGGATTTATGTACGTGCTCCCTTTCCTTATGCGGTAATCAAGATGCGGTCCCGTGGATATTCCCGTGCTGCCAACATACCCTATCACCTCTCCCTGCCTAACATATTTGCCTATGCCCATGCCCTTGGCGAATCTGGACATATGCAGGAAAAGCGTGTGATAGTCGTTTGTATGACGTATGCCTATGAAATTTCCGTTGTATTTACCGTACCCCTTTTTGCTGATGTATCCGTCCGCAGTCGCGTGTATCGGCGTTCCCACAGGCGCTGCGTAATCCACGCCGAGGTGCGGTCTGACCTTGTTAAGAACAGGATGGAGTCTTTTGTAGCTGAAGGTTGATGAAATTCTGCTGAATTTAAGAGGCGCCTTAAGGAAGCCTTTCCTGAGTGAGTCGCCTTCCGGTGTGAAATATCCTCTGGTTTTGCCGTTTTCGTAATAAAGTGCGCGGATATGCCTTCCGTTGTTGAAAAAGTCAGCTGCGTGCACTTTTCCGTAGCCTGCGAACTCACCCTTTATGAAGCGTTTGTCAACAAGGAGTGTGAAGCTGTCGCCCGTGCGGATGCCCTTGAAGAAGTCGATCTCCCATTCAAAGATTTCCGCCAGTTTCATGGCGAGAGAGAAGTCCTCCCCCGCTGAAGTGATGGCTCCGTAAAGGCTGCTTTCAATATTGCCCGTAACGTACGCAGTAACTGTTTCAACCGGGTATTTGACCGCTTCAACTCTGAAACCGTCGCCGTCTTTCTCAATGAGAAGCTCTTTATCAAGACTAAGCTTGAAAAGCACCGAGTTTTCGTCAGTGAGAAGAGTCGCGCCCGCTTTCAGAGTAAAATCGGGTAACTGGCTTTTGATCTCCTTTACGATTTCCGCAACCTGTGCGGAATCGAAAATCCCCCCGAGGATCGAGTAGAGCGTTTCGCCGAATTTAACAGTCCTTTCCATATAAGGAGACGCATGGGAAACGGAAGCCGCAAACATAATCACAGCGGTAAGTACGGAAAAGATAATTTTTTTCATCATCACACAGCCTTCTTTTTCTTTTTTTGAAAATAAAAGTAGCACATAATAATAACGGCTACAAAAACAAGCAGTAAAATACTTATCGTCTTTAATTTACTGTGCATTAGCCCGGGATTGTTTCCTATGAAAAATCCCACCCACGCAAGCACGACAACCCAGATTCCGGCGCCCAGACCTGTGTAAAAACAGAACTTGGGGATATTCATTCCGGCTAAGCCTGCCGGAAAGGAAATATACTGTCTTATCACAGGGATAAGCCGTCCGGTGAATGTGGTCACCTCCCCGTGCCGCAGGAAGAAGCTTTCCACCTTCGTAAACTTTTCCTCGCTGAGGAAAAGATACCTGCCGTACTTTTTAAGAAGCCCTCTGCCCATGTACACGGCGATAAAGTAATTTGCCAGTGCTCCTATCACGCTCCCCGCCACGCCGGAGAGAATAACAAGATATATATTCATCTTCCCCTGCGCCGCCAGATACCCCGCCGGGGGCACCACAACCTCGCTGGGAAAAGGAACAAACGAGCTTTCAAGGGCCATGAGGAAAACTATACCCCAATAACCCATGCCGTGAACGGCGTCCAGAACAAAATTAACAAACCCGCTAAGCATTATCCCCCCGACCTGTGAGTAGCTCTTTCGCCTGCTCAATGGACGAAGGTGTCTTTTCTCCCGCTATCATAAGCGCCAGAACCTCTTCCCTTTCATAAGCACTGAGCTCTTTCACATCGGTTCTGGCTTTGTCGCCGTACGTGCCCTTGGAGATATGAAAGTGCCTGTTCCCCTCTGCCGCTACAACAGGAAGGTGGGTGATAACTATGACCTGTTTGCCGCGCGCTATGCTGCCGAGCTTTTTCGCCACCTGCTTCGCCGTTTTTCCGCTTATGCCTGTGTCTATTTCATCGAACACAAGCGTGCCGACCTTGTCAGACTCGGCAAAAACATCTTTCAAAGAAAGCATAACTCTGGAAATCTCCCCGCCCGATGCGACTCTTGCCAGAGGAGCCGGAGGAAAGCCCGGGTTGGTGGATATATAAAACTCTGCGCGTATGCCGCCCAGTTCGTCAAGTTCATCCTGTGGAAAAAACTCAAGGTTAAAGACAGAGTTCCTGAGCTCCAGTTCATTTAAATTTTTTACAATTTCCGAGGAAAGTTTTTCTGCTGCCTTTTTTCTGGCGGTGTTAAGCTTATCAGCTTTTTTCAGTGCTTCATCATAGAGAGATGTCACCTCTTTTTCCATTTTGGACATTGCGTCCTCATCCAGAAAAAGGTTGTCCAGCCGCTCCTTTATAGCCTGTCCGTGGAGAATAACCTCCTCCAGTGTACCGCCGTATTTCTTCATCAGGTTAGCTAAGCGGAACTTCCTGTCCATGAACCTGTTAAGCTCTTCCGGATCAAGCTCCTGCATATCCAGCATCTTTTCCAGAAAAGCGGTGACATCGGATATTTTATAAGCAGCCTCCGCCAGACTCTCCGCAGCGGAGGCAAGCTCCGCGCCGTAGTCCGCAACGGAAGCCATGAGGGAGGACGCATTTCCGATCAGTTCGGAAGCGTTCACTTCGCCGTCCTTGAGGTAGTTGAGGGAGGTCGCCGCAGCCTCACGGATTTTCTCCATATGGGAGAGCATTTTTATCTTCTCTTCGAGTCTTTCGTCTGCGGCGGGGTCGATGCGTATGGATTCTATCTCGTTGAGCTGAAACTCCAGTATATCTTTTTCTTTAAGCGTTCTGGTTATATCGGATCTGATGTTCTCAAACTTCTTTCTCTTTTCCTGATACCTGCCGTAGGCTTCCAGATAATCCGCCTTGAACCTGCCGTCTACTGCGGAATCCAGAAACTCTATGTGGCAGGCGGGGTTGAGCAGCCTCTGGTGCTCATGCTGCCCGTGAATATCGGCGAAGCCTTCGGCAACCTCTTTCAGCTGAACGACAGTTGCCAGCTTTCCGTTGAGGTAGACACGGTTTTTCCCGGCACTGTCTATCTCTCTGCGGATTATCACTTCGTCCTCTATTTCAAACTGCTCCTTGGTATCCGCCGAAAGGTGCGAGAAATCACCGTTGAAAACTCCTTCCACCACGAGCTTTTTCTCCTCATCACGCAGAAGGGTTCTGGTGAAGCGTTCACCCAGAAGGAGCTTCAGAGCACCGATAAATACGGATTTACCCGCTCCGGTTTCTCCGGTGATAATGTTCAGTCCCTCGCCGAACTCAACCGTTGCGGACTCTATAACGGAAAGATTTTCTACACGAAGCATATTAAGCATCAGGAATCGCCCCAGCCGAGTTTTTCCCTGAGAAGGGAATAGTAGTTTTTATTTTTCGGAACCACCAGCACGGTGGGAGATTGGGCTTTTTTTACGGATATGGTCATTGTCGGATCAATGGAGCGCCACACCTGACCGTCGTAGGTGATGGACACGTTTTCGTCCCTGCTTCTCAGCTTGACGGTGATGTTGCTGTTGTCGCTTATGACTATGGGTCTGTTAGTAAGAGCGTGGGGGCATATGGGGGAGATTATGATCGTTTCTGTCTCGGGATGCACGATTGGTCCGCCCGCAGCAAGGTTATAGGCTGTGGAGCCTGTGGGCGTGGAGATGATTAGTCCGTCCGATCTGTAGCGATTCACGAAGTCTCCGTTTATAAAGACCTCCATCTCTATGATTCGGGCAAGGTCTGATTTATTTATCACCACATCGTTTAGGACTTCGATTTCAAGGGTCTTGCGCCCCTCCTCCTCTATATGGCAGTGGAGCTTCATTCTTTTTTCGACTCTGTAGTCATCATTAAGAAAATCATTAAGGGTGTTTATTACGTCATCCACCCTTGTCTCAGTGAGAAAGCCCAGTCTGCCGAGGTTAACCCCGAGAACAGGCGTCTGCCTGCTGCCCAGAATGCGGGCGGCGGATATTAGGGTTCCGTCCCCGCCGAGAACTACAACAAGGTCTGATTTTTCTCTGATTTCGTCATGATCGGAGGGCGCAGCTCCCATTACAGCGGCTGCCTTCTCCTCAAAGAGGATTCCGACACCTTTTCCGGCAAGAAAAACGCATACTTTTTCAAGAGTCTGTCTGACTTTCTCTCCGTGAGGTTTTGCTATAATAGATATAATTTTCATTCGCTACCCGTTTGATGATCTCCGTTAATTCAACGAAGTCTGACGGGCAATTGTATACAAAATACGCAGGATATTCAAGATTTCCTTTTGCGCCCCGTATGGGGGACTGAGTCAGCCCGTGAAAAAAGAAGGATGACTGTCCGGCGGAGCTGACAACAGACTCTATAACACGTGCGTGAACCGCCGTGTCGGTGACTATCCCGTTTCTGCCTGTCTCTCCTCTCTCTGCCTCAAACTGAGGCTTTATGAGGAAAATCGCTTCCGTTCCGTCTTTGCAGAACTGCACGCAGGAGGGAATGATCATACTGAGGGATATAAACGAAACATCTGAAACAATGATGTCGATTTTTTCGCCTATGATTTCAAAAGGGATGGTTCGGAAATTTGTCTGTTCAAGACTTATGACACGGCTGTCCTTTCTGAGCTTTTCATGGAGCTGGTTTGTGCCCACGTCAACAGCGAAGACTTTTTTCGCCCCGTTCTGCAACGCAAGGTCGGTGAAGCCGCCTGTGGATGAGCCAATATCAAGAACAATTTTACCCCTGAAATCAAGTCCGAACGCATTGACCGCCTTTTCAAGCTTCAGCCCGCCGCGGCTGACGTACGGAAGAGTTTCCTTCAGCCGCAGAACGGCTTCACGGCTTACCATCTGCCCGGGTTTGTCAATCCTGTGGTCGTCTGCGACTGCGAGCCCCGCCATTATCAGGCGTTTAGCATGCTCCTGAGATTCCGCCAGTCCATACTCCACCAGAAGCAGATCGAGGCGTTCTTTTTTCATAATCCGCCGAAAACGGATTTCACTTTCTCAAACATCTGCTCCGCAGTTAAGCCGCAGATCTGCCTGAGCTCCTTCACGGAGCCGTGTTCTATGAAGTTATCCGGTATACCGAAACGCACTACTCTCGCTCTGCTGCCGCCGTCCATGAGGATAGACTGAACCTCTTCCCCGGCTCCGCCTTTTACCGCGCCCTCTTCCACTGTGACGACAAGCTTCTTGGAGCCTATAGCCCCGCAAAGATATTCCTGATCGAGAGGCTTAAGAAACCGCAGATTCACGAGAGCGACCTGTCCGTATTCTTCTTTGAGCTTTTTCCAGAGCTTGAATGACTCCTCAAAAATATGCCCTGCGGAGACAACGGCTATATCACCTTCCGCTTCGATGACCTCCGGTCTGCCGTATTCCACTGATGAGACAGGCAGTCCGGAATAATGATGCGCCTCCCCCCTTGCGTATCTCACGGCGGAGGGACCCTTGAGCGCCATGGTCATTTTCAGCATTGTTTCCAGCTCGTATGCGTCCTTGGGGAGCATGATCGAAATATTCGGTATCATGCGGAAATAGGCTATATCAAAAACACCGTGGTGAGTGGGACCGTCCGCCCCCACAAGCCCGCCCCTGTCAACACAGAAGACGACGGGAAGATTCTGTATGGCAACATCATGTATTATCTGGTCGAAAGCGCGCTGAAAAAAGGTGGAATATATAGCGACGTACGGACGTATTCCGCTGATGGCAAGTCCTGCGGCAAATGTAACCGCATGCTGTTCGGCTATGCCCACGTCAAAGAATCTGTCAGGATATTTCTTCTCAAACTCACAGAGCCCCGTACCGTCTTTCATGGCGGCGCTGACCGCTGCTATCTCTCTGTTTTTCTCGCCCATCTCGGCAAGAACCTTGCCGAAGACGTCAGTATATGATTCCGCGCTGCCCAGCTTGGCAGAACAGCCCGTGTTTACGTCAAATGATGAAACACCGTGGAACCGCGAAGGGTCCTTTTCGGCATAACCGTACCCTTGTCCTTTCTTGGTGGATACATGGATGATCACCGGTCCGTCCTGAAGCATGGCGTTCTGAAAAGCCTTGTCCAGTTCGGCTACCCTGTGCCCGTTCACCGGACCGATATAGCGCAGCCCGAGCTCCTCGAAGAGAATACCCGGGGTAAAGAGACCGACTATCCCCTCCTCCATCTTCTTGGCAATCTTGAGGAGTCTGGGACCCAAGGGGCGCTTTTCCAGCAGATTCTGAACATCCTTCCTGAAACGGGTGTACATCTTGCCGGTCATAAGGTTTGAAAGGTAATGGGAGAAAGCGCCGACATTGCTGCTGATGGACATTTCATTATCATTCAGAACAACGATCATCCGCTTGTCCAGATGCCCGAGATTGTT is a genomic window of Geovibrio thiophilus containing:
- a CDS encoding glycosyltransferase family 4 protein, with protein sequence MRIALAQRKILGKNGTSRIIAEQSKIFKESGHEVFIYCVRCETYFPDSVRVKKYFSLSPFRSARRNGYSLGYEKFCRRNSVDLSVGNGDTVHQDVLFMHNILELEHKLVYGDEAHRGSDVFKAHDRILTEKNFRVLICNSNMMKNFFRSKYAVPEEKTRVLYPGYDPHLFNTEGRAEAAEYVRRKHSISRRSVIGFISSGNLAKRGIDVLIKTASVLDADISSETALLLVGKDKNTDNYKLMILEANPRLEVITAGAVNDVEKYFKTCDVLLHPAHIEEFGMTVTEAMACGTPVLTSRMVGASEIFTPEMEKYLTDKPDADFIAAQTAVLLKNREEYAALASMSAEAAKACTWDEYFRELFQIYSDFSLLR
- a CDS encoding glycosyltransferase family 9 protein; the protein is MKFLLIQLYQTGDVVLTTHIPREIKKIYPDSEIDFLTFQANKPVLENSQYLRNIITTDRKSGLKGFLKSIIQIRRNRYDAVLDFMNNPRTALMSFFSGAEKTVGYATSRRKRFYNTLAPRLGGRPGETKLSLLAPFINDFRPENHNTRPELFTSDSADIKAAEVLHSFGIKDSDFIVTMSPTHKRDTRRWKIRHFMDTAVFLTGKYNAKVILTYGPGEKEYILNNVPMMPENVFLMPQLSLGEFTALIKRAKLHIGNDSAPHHIATAFKIPTFIIIGSSHTSWVFNSPEHTYITKGLDCQPCGKSVCAKGEEIPCMENLTADDIMPALERFINNAVRL
- a CDS encoding polysaccharide deacetylase family protein produces the protein MRTLAQGGYTPISADRLHEFMQGDGEVPGKPVVITFDCCLFDNWINAMPVLDEFGFKAVFFCITGFLHDTPKRTQKADSELLGRDQAFEQALCDKNFSGFMSRQEVYETVHSFGHEVYSASATYPMIFKSSAPKGTYPDKKHWCFHSICRRLKEGDKVYDVGSALAYNGYVVKDDKPVLRGMDERAKQCRFEMEESKKELEYLLARPCGFFSWPCGQYDRLSVSILEETGYKGAFTFDRGANARNTDVRYIKRIRVKGKRPLLWLRKRLGIYSNSIMANLFGRKFRLKI
- a CDS encoding M23 family metallopeptidase is translated as MMKKIIFSVLTAVIMFAASVSHASPYMERTVKFGETLYSILGGIFDSAQVAEIVKEIKSQLPDFTLKAGATLLTDENSVLFKLSLDKELLIEKDGDGFRVEAVKYPVETVTAYVTGNIESSLYGAITSAGEDFSLAMKLAEIFEWEIDFFKGIRTGDSFTLLVDKRFIKGEFAGYGKVHAADFFNNGRHIRALYYENGKTRGYFTPEGDSLRKGFLKAPLKFSRISSTFSYKRLHPVLNKVRPHLGVDYAAPVGTPIHATADGYISKKGYGKYNGNFIGIRHTNDYHTLFLHMSRFAKGMGIGKYVRQGEVIGYVGSTGISTGPHLDYRIRKGSTYINPLTFKAPASKLPKVEVAEFQDATKYYASRLDEVLVKTAYASKTVPTM
- a CDS encoding DedA family protein — its product is MLSGFVNFVLDAVHGMGYWGIVFLMALESSFVPFPSEVVVPPAGYLAAQGKMNIYLVILSGVAGSVIGALANYFIAVYMGRGLLKKYGRYLFLSEEKFTKVESFFLRHGEVTTFTGRLIPVIRQYISFPAGLAGMNIPKFCFYTGLGAGIWVVVLAWVGFFIGNNPGLMHSKLKTISILLLVFVAVIIMCYFYFQKKKKKAV
- the recN gene encoding DNA repair protein RecN, with translation MLNMLRVENLSVIESATVEFGEGLNIITGETGAGKSVFIGALKLLLGERFTRTLLRDEEKKLVVEGVFNGDFSHLSADTKEQFEIEDEVIIRREIDSAGKNRVYLNGKLATVVQLKEVAEGFADIHGQHEHQRLLNPACHIEFLDSAVDGRFKADYLEAYGRYQEKRKKFENIRSDITRTLKEKDILEFQLNEIESIRIDPAADERLEEKIKMLSHMEKIREAAATSLNYLKDGEVNASELIGNASSLMASVADYGAELASAAESLAEAAYKISDVTAFLEKMLDMQELDPEELNRFMDRKFRLANLMKKYGGTLEEVILHGQAIKERLDNLFLDEDAMSKMEKEVTSLYDEALKKADKLNTARKKAAEKLSSEIVKNLNELELRNSVFNLEFFPQDELDELGGIRAEFYISTNPGFPPAPLARVASGGEISRVMLSLKDVFAESDKVGTLVFDEIDTGISGKTAKQVAKKLGSIARGKQVIVITHLPVVAAEGNRHFHISKGTYGDKARTDVKELSAYEREEVLALMIAGEKTPSSIEQAKELLTGRGDNA
- a CDS encoding NAD(+)/NADH kinase gives rise to the protein MKIISIIAKPHGEKVRQTLEKVCVFLAGKGVGILFEEKAAAVMGAAPSDHDEIREKSDLVVVLGGDGTLISAARILGSRQTPVLGVNLGRLGFLTETRVDDVINTLNDFLNDDYRVEKRMKLHCHIEEEGRKTLEIEVLNDVVINKSDLARIIEMEVFINGDFVNRYRSDGLIISTPTGSTAYNLAAGGPIVHPETETIIISPICPHALTNRPIVISDNSNITVKLRSRDENVSITYDGQVWRSIDPTMTISVKKAQSPTVLVVPKNKNYYSLLREKLGWGDS
- a CDS encoding TlyA family RNA methyltransferase, producing MKKERLDLLLVEYGLAESQEHAKRLIMAGLAVADDHRIDKPGQMVSREAVLRLKETLPYVSRGGLKLEKAVNAFGLDFRGKIVLDIGSSTGGFTDLALQNGAKKVFAVDVGTNQLHEKLRKDSRVISLEQTNFRTIPFEIIGEKIDIIVSDVSFISLSMIIPSCVQFCKDGTEAIFLIKPQFEAERGETGRNGIVTDTAVHARVIESVVSSAGQSSFFFHGLTQSPIRGAKGNLEYPAYFVYNCPSDFVELTEIIKRVANENYIYYSKTSRRESQTDS
- the dxs gene encoding 1-deoxy-D-xylulose-5-phosphate synthase, with product MGTIEKLKLPDDIKKLDYQQTEILAAETREIIIDTVSKNGGHLAPSLGVVELTISLLRNFTPLYDRIVWDVGHQSYAYKILTDRKDRFHTLRTFKGISGFIKPSESSFDAFGVGHTSTSISAGLGMTVADSILGRDRKVVAVIGDGAMTAGMAFEALNNLGHLDKRMIVVLNDNEMSISSNVGAFSHYLSNLMTGKMYTRFRKDVQNLLEKRPLGPRLLKIAKKMEEGIVGLFTPGILFEELGLRYIGPVNGHRVAELDKAFQNAMLQDGPVIIHVSTKKGQGYGYAEKDPSRFHGVSSFDVNTGCSAKLGSAESYTDVFGKVLAEMGEKNREIAAVSAAMKDGTGLCEFEKKYPDRFFDVGIAEQHAVTFAAGLAISGIRPYVAIYSTFFQRAFDQIIHDVAIQNLPVVFCVDRGGLVGADGPTHHGVFDIAYFRMIPNISIMLPKDAYELETMLKMTMALKGPSAVRYARGEAHHYSGLPVSSVEYGRPEVIEAEGDIAVVSAGHIFEESFKLWKKLKEEYGQVALVNLRFLKPLDQEYLCGAIGSKKLVVTVEEGAVKGGAGEEVQSILMDGGSRARVVRFGIPDNFIEHGSVKELRQICGLTAEQMFEKVKSVFGGL